The following are encoded together in the Anabrus simplex isolate iqAnaSimp1 chromosome 5, ASM4041472v1, whole genome shotgun sequence genome:
- the LOC137500944 gene encoding putative nuclease HARBI1 gives MDPNEEDVVIACAAYIVLQQKKKKNKRRYWVHKLFTTREEEGEFHTIFGRLRNDQEKFVKYFRMSYSKFDNLLQQLKPHLTKKNSKWRKSISAEERLALTLRYLASGNSQISMSFSYRISPTAVHSIIVSTCEAIWDILSPQEIPQPTEEMWKKISEEFYDLWRFPNCIGALDGKHVVIQAPRSSGSLFCNYKHTFSIVLLALVDAKYRFIAVDVGGYGKSSDGGLFSRSVLGRSLEKKTLNIPGPKPLPNCNEPVVPYVILGDEAFPLKTYLMRPYPGSTARSDERQANYNFRQSKTRRVVENAFGIAVQRHRVLYGRLHMHPENAEKVVLAVCVLHNYLLSDLPVVNDYEGNRIRSEQSLFTALPHVGVHGSFEATRVRETFREYFMNDKLGP, from the exons atggatccgaacgaagaagacgtagttatcgcctgtgcagcgtacattgttttacaacaaaagaagaagaaaaataagagacGATACTGGGTTCATAAATTATTTACAAcgagagaagaagaaggagagtttCACACAATTTTCGGTCGGCTACGAAATGACCAAGAAAAATTCGTAAAATATTTTCGAATGAGTTACTCCAAGTTTGACAATTTGCTTCAACAACTGAAACCACATCTCACGAAAAAGAATTCAAAATGGAGGAAATCCATTAGTGCAGAAGAGAGACTAGCATTAACATTACG GTATCTCGCATCTGGAAATTCGCAGATCTCCATGAGTTTCAGTTACAGAATTTCCCCGACAGCTGTTCACTCTATAATAGTCTCCACATGTGAGGCTATTTGGGACATTTTGTCGCCACAAGAAATACCCCAACCTACTGAGGAAATGTGGAAGAAAATATCTGAAGAATTCTATGATCTGTGGCGTTTTCCGAACTGTATAGGAGCTTTAGACGGAAAACACGTTGTTATTCAAGCGCCCCGAAGCAGCGGGTCTCTCTTTTGTAACTATAAACATACTTTCTCTATCGTTCTTTTGGCATTAGTGGATGCCAAATACAGATTCATTGCTGTTGATGTCGGAGGTTATGGCAAGTCCAGTGACGGAGGACTATTCTCAAGATCAGTTTTAGGAAGATCTTTGGAAAAGAAAACGTTAAATATACCAGGTCCTAAACCGTTGCCAAATTGTAATGAACCTGTTGTGCCTTATGTAATACTTGGTGATGAAGCTTTCCCACTGAAAACGTATCTGATGCGTCCGTACCCCGGATCCACAGCTCGCAGTGATGAAAGGCAGGCGAATTATAATTTCCGGCAGTCGAAAACACGACGAGTAGTGGAGAATGCCTTTGGCATTGCTGTCCAGAGACATAGGGTTCTCTATGGAAGACTCCATATGCACCCAGAAAATGCTGAAAAAGTAGTGTTGGCAGTCTGTGTATTACACAACTATTTACTCAGTGACCTGCCAGTAGTAAACGATTACGAAGGCAACAGAATACGTTCTGAGCAATCATTGTTTACTGCGCTACCACATGTTGGGGTTCATGGAAGTTTTGAGGCTACAAGAGTCAGGGAAACGTTTCGAGAATATTTCATGAATGACAAATTAGGTCCCTAG